GCATGAGCGTGGTTTAAAGGTGACCTTAAATGTCCATCCGGCAGATGGAATTCGCGCTTTCGAAGATGCTTATCCGAAGGTCGCAAAACGCTTGGGACTGGATGCGGAAAAAGAAGAAGCGGCTAGCTTTGACTTTTACAGTCCGGCCTTTCGCGAAGCTTATTTTGAAGATGTCCACCATCCTTTGGAAGATCAAGGAGTGGACTTTTGGTGGATTGATTGGCAGCAAGGTAGTCATGGCAAGATGGATCCCCTTTGGTTGTTAAATCACTATCATTATCTAGACAATTTTCGAAAAGGCCAAGCTGGTCTCATCTTATCGCGTTATGGGGGTCCTGGCAGTCATCGGTATCCGATTGGTTTTTCAGGGGACACAATTGTGACTTGGGAATCCCTAGCCTTTCAACCCTATTTTACCAGCACAGCTTCCAATATCGGCTACACCTGGTGGAGTCATGATATCGGTGGCCATATGCGGGGCTACTATGATGAAGACTTGGCGCTTCGCTGGTTGCAGTTTGGGGTCTTTAGCCCGATCAATCGTCTCCATAGTTCTTGTAATGCCTTTAACAGCAAGGAACCGTGGTTTTACTCGTCTGAGACCTGTCGCTTGATGAAGCAGTATTTGCGCCTGCGCCATAGCTTACTGCCTTATCTCTATACCATGAATGTGGCGACGCACGAAGAAGGGCTACCTTTGGTTCAACCTCTCTATTACCACTACCCAAACGAAGAAGAGGCTTATGAAGCGAAGAATCAATATTTCTTTGGCAGTGAACTCATGGTGGCGCCAATTACCGAAGCGTTGGATCCTGTCTTTCATAGTGCTTCTGTGAGCGTTTGGTTCCCAGACGGCGTTTGGTACGATTTCTTCCATGATTGGAAGTATGAAGGAAGAGGGAAGCTCACGGTCTTTAGGACCAGCCAGGATATTCCAGTCTTTGCACGTGCGGGAGCCATCATCCCTATGGATGCACAACCACAGACAGGAGTGGACCTTCCAGAAATGCTGGACTGGCATCTCTTCCCAGGTCACAATCGTTCCTTCGTACTCGTCGAAGGAGAAGGAGCTAGTAAGGTTGAAACCCGCGTAACAGTCGATTGGGATGAAAGAAAGATTAGGCTGGATTTAACAGGTGATCTAGCGCTGCTTCCTGAAAAGAGACAGCACCGTTTCTTGCTCCATACCTTTGAGACAGCCCCTATCATAGTGGACAATCAAAGTCAGGAAATTGCGATGGGTGAGCTGCAATCGCGTCCGATTGCCAAAGAAGACCGGATGTTTGAGCTCTTAAAATCTGCCAACCTAGCCTATGATAGGAAAAACGAATTATTTGCGGCTTGTTCAAGAGCGAAGGATTGGAAACAGTTGATGAAGGTCATCATGCCTTTGGAGGAAGGCTTGCGCCAACGTCTCTTTGAAGTGATTTATTCCAGTGAAGAGGGAGAAGACTTGTAAACTCTTGCAATTTCACCCCTATTTTTGTATGATGAAAATGATTTCACAATCATAAAGGAGAAGAAAAAATGGAACAAAAATGGTGGCATAATGCCGTAATTTACCAAGTTTATCCAAAAAGTTTCAAGGATAGTAATGGCGATGGCATCGGGGATCTCAAGGGGATCACGAGCAAGCTAGACTATCTGGAAAAGCTAGGGATTACAGCGATCTGGCTCTCACCAGTCTACAAGAGTCCCATGGATGATAACGGCTATGACATCTCGGATTACGAGGATATTGCCTCCATCTTTGGTACCATGGAAGATATGGAAGAATTGATCGCAGAAGGTCAGAAACGCAAGATCAAAATCATCATGGACTTGGTGGTCAACCATACCTCTGATGAGCATGTTTGGTTTATCGAGGCGCGTGAAAACCCAGACAGTCCAAAGCGGGATTTCTATATCTGGCGCGATGAGCCCAATGGCATTATTTCTGCTTTTAGTGGCTCTGCTTGGGAATTTGATGAAGCTTCAGGTCAATACTACCTGCATAACTTTAGTAAGAAGCAACCAGACCTTAACTGGGAAAATGAGGAGCTCCGTCATCAGATCTATGACATGATGAATTTCTGGATTGACAAGGGAATTGGTGGCTTTCGTATGGATGTGATCGATATGATCGGTAAGATCCCAGATCAGGAAATCATCAGCAATGGTCCCATGCTCCATCCTTACTTGAAGGAAATGAATCAAGCGACCTTTGGTGATAAGGATCTGCTTACAGTGGGTGAAACTTGGGGGGCGACTCCAGAGATTGCCAAGCAGTACTCCAATCCAAAAAATCAAGAATTGTCCATGGTTTTCCAATTTGAACACATTGGCCTTCAATACCAACCGGGTCAACCAAAGTGGCACTACGCCAAGGAATTGGATGTGCCTAAATTGAAGGAAATTTTCACCAAGTGGCAGACGGAATTAGGAGAAGAGGAAGGCTGGAATTCCCTCTTTTGGAACAACCACGATTTGCCACGGATTGTGTCCACTTGGGGGGATGATGGGGACTATCGTGTCAAATCTGCCAAGGCTTTAGCGATTCTGCTTCACTTGATGAAGGGAACTCCTTATATCTATCAAGGGGAAGAAATCGGGATGACCAATTATCCATTTAAGAGCCTTGAGGACGTAGAAGATATCGAGTCGATCAACTATGCTCATGAAGCCTTAGAAAAAGGAGTTCCGCTCGAAGTGATCATGGATCAAATCCGCCATATTGGTCGGGACAATGCTCGGACACCGATGCAGTGGAATGATGAAGCAGAAGCTGGCTTTACGACAGGTCGTCCATGGCTTGCGGTCAACCCAAACCACAAAGAGATCAATGTGGAGGCTGCCCTAGCAGATCCAGACTCTATTTTCTATACCTACCAAGCCCTCATTGCTTTGAGAAAAGAACACCCTTGGCTTGTGACTGCTGATTATGAATTGGTGGATGCAGCAGACAAGGTTTTTGCCTACAAGCGGGTAGAAGGAGAGCAAGCCTATTTGGTGGTTGTCAATCTCTCCAGTCAAGAGCAAGACTTACCGCTTGTTAATGGGGTTGAAGAGGTTCTCATTGCCAATACCAAGGTAGAACAAGTCCTCGAATCAGGCAAGTTGGCCCCTTGGGATGCCTTCTGTGTTAAATTAGCCTAATGAGGCAAATGAAAAAATAGGGGAAATTACTTCCTCGTAGAAGCAGGTCTTTCTCAGTTGAGAAGGACTGTCGGATTAGGAACGACGTTATCTAAAAAACTTTCCTTAGGTGAGGACGGACGTCAGCGAACTTCTACGAAGTTCCAAGACTAATTATTGAGCCTTAGGTCTTAATAATTCCGAGTGCTAGAAACAATAGTGTTTCTAGCACTTTTCTCACGGCGGAAAGTTTCAGTAGATGATAGAATCATTCTAACGAATACATTTTTATAGAATTTCTTAGATTTGTAAACAGAAGCAGTTTGTTTATGCTTACACAGGTCTTTCTCAGCAGAGAAGGCCTTCTTTACTTTTTAGGGGCTGTTCTTCTAGCAGAATCCGCTCAAAAATCCGCTCAAAAATAGTTCGGGGATGCTTGGGTTATAGGAAATATTTATAAGAAGTCCTAGTTTTTGCTTTTGATTTCTGCTCTCAAGGCCTATTAAATCTGTGTTATAGTTTTTGGCTATAACAAAATTCGTGTAAAAGCAATTATACAAGACGGCTATCTTCTGATATGATAGTGTCAATTAGAATTTTTGGAGGACACAACATGTCAACTACAATTATCGGCTTCCCACGTTTGGGTGAATTCCGTGAATTAAAATTTACAACTGAAAAATACTTTAGAAAAGAAATCTCAGCAGACGAGCTCTTGGCAGCTGCTAAAGACTTGCGTGCTAAACACTGGAACATTGTTAAAGAACAAGGCATCTCAGAGATTCCTTCAAATGACTTCTCACACTACGACAATTTCCTTGATGCAGCCTTCCTTTTCAACGTTGTGCCTGCATCTGTTCAAAACTTGGATTTGACAGATCTTGAACAATACTTCGCTTTGGCGCGTGGTTACCAAGGTGAAAAAGGGGATGTGCGTGCCCTTCCAATGAAAAAATGGTTCAACACCAACTACCATTACATCGTTCCTAAATTTGAAAAAACAACAGAAGTGAAATTGGCTGGTCACAAGATTTTTGATGAGTACCAAGAAACCAAAGAATTGGGGATCAACACTCGTCCAGTAGTCGTTGGACCATTCACTTTCCTTCAATTATCTGACTTTGAAGATGGTGTGAAAGCTGAGGACTTCGTAGACAGCTTGGTTGCTGCTTACCAAGAAGTTTTTGCCAAATTGGCTGAGCTTGGTGCGACTCGTATTCAACTCGATGAGCCAGCTCTTGTTAAAGATTTGACAGCTGAAGAAAAAGCTCTCTTCTTGAACCTCTACAACAAACTCTTGGCTGACAAGAAAGGTCTTGAAGTCTTGATCCAAACTTACTTTGGTGATGTTCGTGATGTCTACAATGACCTTGTAAACTTGCCAGTAGATGGTATCGGTCTTGACTTTGTTGAAGGGAAGAAAACACTTGAATTGGTGAAAGGTGGCTTCCCAGCTGATAAGACCCTTTATGCTGGTATTGTGAATGGGAAAAACATCTGGCGCAATAACTATGAAAAGAGCTTGGAAATCTTGGATCAAGTTCCAGCTGAAAAGGTTGTCTTGACGACTTCTTGCTCCCTTCTTCATGTGCCATTTACAACGGCTAACGAAGATTTTGAACCAGCTATTTTGAACCACTTCGCCTTTGCGGTTGAAAAATTGGGTGAATTGCGTGACTTGGATGCTATCCGCAATGGTCAAGGGGCGGAAGCTCTTGCTGCCAACAAAGAACTCTTTGCAACAGAACGCGTTGGAGCAAATGCTGAACTTCATGCTCGCATCGCAGCTTTGACAGAAGCAGACTACACTCGTTTGCCAGCTTTCACAGAACGTGAAGAAATCCAAAAAGAAGCCTTCAAGCTTCCAGCACTTCCAACAACTACCATCGGTTCATTCCCTCAAACCAAGGAAGTTCGTGCTAAACGTTTGGCCTTCCGTAAGGGTGAATTGACACAAGAAGAATACGATGCCTTCCTTGCTGAAACGATTGACGAATGGATCAAATGGCAAGAAGAAGTTGGATTTGACGTGCTTGTACACGGTGAATTCGAGCGGAACGACATGGTTGAGTACTTCGGTCAAAACTTGTCAGGTTACCTCTTCTCTAAAAACGGTTGGGTACAATCATACGGTATGCGTGGGGTGAAACCACCAATCATCTGGGGTGATGTCACTCGTCTCAATCCAATCACTGTGAAATGGTCTAGCTACGCACAAAGCCGTACGGACAAACCTGTTAAAGGGATGTTGACTGGACCTGTTACCATCCTTAACTGGTCATTCCCACGTGAAGACATCTCTATCAAGGATTCTACTCTTCAAATCGCTCTTGCCATCAAGGATGAAGTTCTTGACCTTGAAGCTGCAGGTGTGAAAATCATCCAAATCGACGAAGCTGCTCTTCGTGAAAAATTGCCACTTCGTCGTAGCGACTGGTACGAAGATTACCTTGACTGGGCGATTCCAGCCTTCCGTTTGGTACACTCAACTGTAGCGCCAGATACCCAAATCCACACTCACATGTGTTACTCAGAATTTACAGATATCATCCCAGCGATCGATAACTTGGATGCGGACGTTATCTCATTTGAAGCTAGCCGTTCAAACCTTGAAATCTTGGATGAGTTGAAAGCCAAAAACTTCCAAACAGAAGTTGGACCTGGGGTTTACGATATCCACTCACCACGTGTCCCACAAGACGGTGAAATTGATCACACCATCGAAGCAATCTTGGCTAAAGTACCAAGTGGCAAAGTTTGGATCAACCCTGACTGTGGTTTGAAGACTCGTGGAATTAAAGAAACAAAAGAAAGCTTGATCAAACTCGTTAATGCTGCTAAAGAAGCGCGTGAACACTTGTAAGAAAATGTTTCGAGGACCTTCTATCATCGTGTAGAGGGTTTTCGAATCATCCCTTATTCTAGAAACAGTGGCTCAGAGTTCTTGATCAACGAAACAAAAGAAAAGGATAGAATATGTCACAACACACACCGTCTCTGTCATTTGAAGTTTTTCCTCCAAATCCTGAAGTAGGCAATGCCAAACTCTTACGTGCTTTGGAAAATATGCAGGAGCTAGCCCCTCACTTCATTAGTGTGACCGCTAGCAATAATAAATACAATATCAAAGAGACGACGGTTGCTTTAGCCAATTATATTCAAAATGAATTGTCTATTCCGACAATTGCTCACTTGCCAGCCGTTTATTTGAGCAAGGAAAAAGTGGCCGATACTCTTCATGAGTTAGATCAAGTAGGGGTTCATCGGATTTTGGCTCTGCGTGGGGATATTATCCCTGGTGTGGAACCTTTAAAAGACTTTCGTTATGCAACGGATCTGATTGAATTTATCAAAACAGAAGCGCCCCATTTTGAGGTGATTGGTGCCTGCTATCCTGAGGGACACCCAGATTCTCCAAACCAAATTTCAGATATTCAAAATCTTAAAAAGAAGGTAGATGCAGGATGCTCTAGTTTGGTCACTCAACTTTTCTTTGACAATGAGCGTTTCTATGATTTTCAAGATAAGTGTACCTTGGCTGGGATCGATGTTCCTATTCATGCAGGAGTGATGCCGATTCTCAATCGTAATCAGGCCCTTCGTCTCCTTAAGACTTGTGAAAATGTTCATATCCCACGGAAGTTTAAAGCCATTCTGGACAAGTATGAGCATGATCCTGAGTCACTCAGAGCAGCAGGACTTGCTTATGCAGTCGATCAAATCGTTGATTTGGTTACTCAAGATGTGGCAGGTGTCCATCTTTACACCATGAACAATGAAGATGTCGCTTACCACGTCTACCAAGCAACAAAGGCGTTATTTGATCATCAACCGAATTTTGAAGTGAATTAATCAACACTTTTAGTAGGAAGTGTAGAGATTGAGAAAGAATCGTTCTCAGTCTCTTTTTATTTGGATAAATTACTTGCTAAAAGCCAACTTTTTTTTATAGTATTAATATGAAGTTTTTGGAGGCGCTTGCAATGAAGAAAAGTCTGAAGTTGAAGTTATTTGGACCCCCTAAGGTTGTTTTCAATCAGAAAACTATTCGGTTTTCTTTTTCGAAGATGGAGGCCTTACTTTATTATTTAGCGGTCATGGGCCAGGTCAACCGCGATGAAATCGCCGGTATTCTTTGGGGAGATAAGGAAAACCAAGTAGCTCGCAAAAACTTACGGAATACGGTTTATCAAGCCAATAAAATTTTTGAAGGAGATATCATTGTCTCTCCAAGTCGGAGCAGTTTGGCCCTTAATCCTGATTTGAGCCTTTCTTTGGATGTCAAACTCTTTGAAAGAGATCCACTAAGTGCCTTGGATCTTTATCGGGGAGACTTTTTAGAGGGCTTCTATGTCAAGGATGATGAAGACTTTGATCAGTGGGCTTCTCGCAAACGGGATGCTTATAGGAAGCTCTATGTCGAAAACTGCTATCAAAAAATTGAGCAGGTCGGTTTTGCAGATCCTAGTATAGAACTCTTGCTCCATCATTTGGTAGAGCTGGATGAATTTGAAGAGAAAAATTACCAGCTCTTGATGGAGTATTATAGCTTCCATCATCAGCTAGGAAAATTTTTCGAGACCTATTATAAGCTAGTCGATTTATTGGATCGCGAGCTCAGTGTGCGTCCCAGTCGAGCGATTGAGGAACTTTATCACTCTGTTTTGGAAGCCAAACGAACTCATAAACTGAGTCATCGCATAAATATCCATGAACTTCCCTTTTTTGGTCGGAAGCAAGAACTCTCGCAGCTCGAGGAATACCTCTCTTTAGTCGAGACGGGTGAAGCGGTAGGGCCTTTTCTCGTGATGGGGCAATCTGGAACAGGCAAGAAACGTCTCTTACGGCAGTTGGTCTTGATGTCCAATCGCAGTTTTAATTTTATCAAGGTGGAAGGAAAAGCTACCAGTCAGCGCTATGAAGGAAGCGCCTGGAATGATCTCAGACAAGCGCTAGAGAAACTGGGGGATGAGATGGGAATTTCCCTTCTGGAAGAGGAGGATGATCTCATTTCTGTATGGAATCAGCTTCAGAGCCTTAGCAAAGAAAAACCGCTCCTGATCCTGCTTGAAAACGCCCAGTGGATCGATGCAGTGTCTCTAGAAAAAGTGAAACAACTAGAGGAGAGAAGAAACCAGGAGAAATGGCAACTGATTTTTACAGCTGAAGAGCCTCTGCCAGCTTCCTTCGTCAACTTCTTGGGGAGCTTGAAGGTAGAGAAAAGGCTGTCTCAACTAGAGTTGACCAATTTTGCCCCAAGTGAAAGTCGTGCTCTCTTGAAAGGGGAACTGGGAGCAATAGAGCCTGCAGTGATGGAGCAGATGGTCGAATGGAGTGAAGGCAGTCCGTTCTTTCTGTCCAGCTATATCGAAGAGTGGAAAGAAAATGAAAATTTAGAACCCTTGCCTGATATCATTCAAGCCTATCTTTCTCAGGAGCTTGGGGATATGAGCAGTGAGGAAGAGGCTCTTCTACACTACTTATCTTGTTTTCATAAGCCAATTTCTCTGTCTATCTTGGCAGAATTGACGGCTACAGAGCTTCCTGTTTTGATAGAATTAATCGAGCCTTTATCTGAAAGAGCGGTCGTCTCAATCGTAGAAGAAGGAGAGGCTCTCATGGTTCAATTCTGCAAGCAATTGGTAGCTATGTACTTTTACCATCTTCTTTCGCCAGCTAGACGGCGGCTCTTCCACCAACAAATTGCGCAAAAATTGGAAGAAACTTTAGAAGATTCGACGGACCTTCTTCTTTATAAGGAAACTGCCTACCAATACAAGCAATCCCAAAATCTTTTGCGTTCCTTATCTTTTGAGTTGACCTATCTAGAAGAAATCCTTCAGCTGGAGCATGAGCTGTTTCCGATTTATTCCAAGGCAGATGAGGGGCTCCTATCAGATGGTTCAAATAGCCATTTGGACATTTTTGGAGAGCTATCCCGCATACGTCAAGAATTAGATAACCTCTTTTCAAGGCACCAAAGAGATAGAGAATACAAGTATTTACAACTGCGTTACTTGTACTTAGAAGGTCGCTATTTTATTCGAAGTGGGGAGTATCAAAAGGGGATTCATGATATCCAAAAAGTCATCTCCTATGCGCGGGAACTCAAGCAATCCGACTTCCTCTTAGAGGGTTATCGGCAAATCATTTATTATTGCATTCAAACGGAAAATATCTCTGAGATGGCCTATTATACAGATTTGGCTTTGGAAGATGCCATCCAAGCTAATAATCATGAGGTCATCGCGATCCAGTTGCGTTTGAAAGGCTTGTATCACCTGATGGTTGGGGATGAGGAGCAGGCGACCCGGCATCTGTATCGCTCCATTGATTGCTTTAGTTTGACCAATAGCATGCAGGCCAAGTATGCCATTCAAATTGCGGCTTCTTTGGCCTACCTCGCTGAAATCGAGCAAGTGAGAGGCCATTTCCAAGTAGCCGTCACCCACTTAGAAGAGGTTCTGCGTTTAGTGGGGGATCAAGCTGTTGATTCCGTCCGTGTCGTCTTTGATATTGATCTTGGGATCGCCTATTATTGGAAGGGAGATTTGATCCAAGCTCGCCTCTGTTTTGACAGAGCTCAGAAGATTTTGTCCAGTGTTCGCTTCCCTTGGAAGGAAGAATTGCTCGAATTTTACCAATCCTTAATTGCCTGTCAGCAAGGAGATCGAGAAAAGGTTGCGGCTTATCTGGCTCGAAAAGAAAGGACGATGAATCCATCTGCTAATTCACGGGATAAGGGGATGGTTCATTATCTATTGGCTTTCTTATCTGATCAAAAGGAGAAAGGAGAAGAGCTCGATCCTGCCCTGAGAACCTTCTTGAAAGAAGATAAGAATTACTACAAGAAGGTGGCAGAACAACACTTGAATCCTTACAGAGATCGTCAGTTTCTTAAGAAATTAAAAGACCTGTAGTGTCTCTTATCTAAATCATAAGTGAAGAATAAGAGGCCATGCCTCCTTTCAGGCAAAGATCATTGTGTCTGAAAATAAAGAAAAAGCATAGAAATACCCTAGCAATGAGTGTTTCTATGCTTTTTATGTGTGTAGAAATCTTCTTAGTTCAGTTTTTGTTGCGCCAAT
The DNA window shown above is from Streptococcus sp. S1 and carries:
- a CDS encoding glycoside hydrolase family 31 protein: MAGPVIEGENYRISVLTESLVRLEYSEDGVFEDGQTQVVQNRDFGPVACEVVETEAVLDLHTEHLHLHFEKGPFAPDRLYIELKGQYAVYGSRWHYGDQPETLKGTSRTLDEVDGAMELQDGILSKAGYALLDDSASYLYDVESGFRARSYPEVDLYFFGYGRDYLGALKDFYHLTGQPPLLPRYALGNWWSRYWPYTSQEYTDLMDRFKAEGVPLAVSVIDMDWHKTAIPARFGSGWTGYSWNRDLIPDPAAFLNGLHERGLKVTLNVHPADGIRAFEDAYPKVAKRLGLDAEKEEAASFDFYSPAFREAYFEDVHHPLEDQGVDFWWIDWQQGSHGKMDPLWLLNHYHYLDNFRKGQAGLILSRYGGPGSHRYPIGFSGDTIVTWESLAFQPYFTSTASNIGYTWWSHDIGGHMRGYYDEDLALRWLQFGVFSPINRLHSSCNAFNSKEPWFYSSETCRLMKQYLRLRHSLLPYLYTMNVATHEEGLPLVQPLYYHYPNEEEAYEAKNQYFFGSELMVAPITEALDPVFHSASVSVWFPDGVWYDFFHDWKYEGRGKLTVFRTSQDIPVFARAGAIIPMDAQPQTGVDLPEMLDWHLFPGHNRSFVLVEGEGASKVETRVTVDWDERKIRLDLTGDLALLPEKRQHRFLLHTFETAPIIVDNQSQEIAMGELQSRPIAKEDRMFELLKSANLAYDRKNELFAACSRAKDWKQLMKVIMPLEEGLRQRLFEVIYSSEEGEDL
- a CDS encoding alpha-glucosidase, translating into MEQKWWHNAVIYQVYPKSFKDSNGDGIGDLKGITSKLDYLEKLGITAIWLSPVYKSPMDDNGYDISDYEDIASIFGTMEDMEELIAEGQKRKIKIIMDLVVNHTSDEHVWFIEARENPDSPKRDFYIWRDEPNGIISAFSGSAWEFDEASGQYYLHNFSKKQPDLNWENEELRHQIYDMMNFWIDKGIGGFRMDVIDMIGKIPDQEIISNGPMLHPYLKEMNQATFGDKDLLTVGETWGATPEIAKQYSNPKNQELSMVFQFEHIGLQYQPGQPKWHYAKELDVPKLKEIFTKWQTELGEEEGWNSLFWNNHDLPRIVSTWGDDGDYRVKSAKALAILLHLMKGTPYIYQGEEIGMTNYPFKSLEDVEDIESINYAHEALEKGVPLEVIMDQIRHIGRDNARTPMQWNDEAEAGFTTGRPWLAVNPNHKEINVEAALADPDSIFYTYQALIALRKEHPWLVTADYELVDAADKVFAYKRVEGEQAYLVVVNLSSQEQDLPLVNGVEEVLIANTKVEQVLESGKLAPWDAFCVKLA
- the metE gene encoding 5-methyltetrahydropteroyltriglutamate--homocysteine S-methyltransferase yields the protein MSTTIIGFPRLGEFRELKFTTEKYFRKEISADELLAAAKDLRAKHWNIVKEQGISEIPSNDFSHYDNFLDAAFLFNVVPASVQNLDLTDLEQYFALARGYQGEKGDVRALPMKKWFNTNYHYIVPKFEKTTEVKLAGHKIFDEYQETKELGINTRPVVVGPFTFLQLSDFEDGVKAEDFVDSLVAAYQEVFAKLAELGATRIQLDEPALVKDLTAEEKALFLNLYNKLLADKKGLEVLIQTYFGDVRDVYNDLVNLPVDGIGLDFVEGKKTLELVKGGFPADKTLYAGIVNGKNIWRNNYEKSLEILDQVPAEKVVLTTSCSLLHVPFTTANEDFEPAILNHFAFAVEKLGELRDLDAIRNGQGAEALAANKELFATERVGANAELHARIAALTEADYTRLPAFTEREEIQKEAFKLPALPTTTIGSFPQTKEVRAKRLAFRKGELTQEEYDAFLAETIDEWIKWQEEVGFDVLVHGEFERNDMVEYFGQNLSGYLFSKNGWVQSYGMRGVKPPIIWGDVTRLNPITVKWSSYAQSRTDKPVKGMLTGPVTILNWSFPREDISIKDSTLQIALAIKDEVLDLEAAGVKIIQIDEAALREKLPLRRSDWYEDYLDWAIPAFRLVHSTVAPDTQIHTHMCYSEFTDIIPAIDNLDADVISFEASRSNLEILDELKAKNFQTEVGPGVYDIHSPRVPQDGEIDHTIEAILAKVPSGKVWINPDCGLKTRGIKETKESLIKLVNAAKEAREHL
- the metF gene encoding methylenetetrahydrofolate reductase [NAD(P)H]; translated protein: MSQHTPSLSFEVFPPNPEVGNAKLLRALENMQELAPHFISVTASNNKYNIKETTVALANYIQNELSIPTIAHLPAVYLSKEKVADTLHELDQVGVHRILALRGDIIPGVEPLKDFRYATDLIEFIKTEAPHFEVIGACYPEGHPDSPNQISDIQNLKKKVDAGCSSLVTQLFFDNERFYDFQDKCTLAGIDVPIHAGVMPILNRNQALRLLKTCENVHIPRKFKAILDKYEHDPESLRAAGLAYAVDQIVDLVTQDVAGVHLYTMNNEDVAYHVYQATKALFDHQPNFEVN
- a CDS encoding AAA family ATPase, which codes for MKKSLKLKLFGPPKVVFNQKTIRFSFSKMEALLYYLAVMGQVNRDEIAGILWGDKENQVARKNLRNTVYQANKIFEGDIIVSPSRSSLALNPDLSLSLDVKLFERDPLSALDLYRGDFLEGFYVKDDEDFDQWASRKRDAYRKLYVENCYQKIEQVGFADPSIELLLHHLVELDEFEEKNYQLLMEYYSFHHQLGKFFETYYKLVDLLDRELSVRPSRAIEELYHSVLEAKRTHKLSHRINIHELPFFGRKQELSQLEEYLSLVETGEAVGPFLVMGQSGTGKKRLLRQLVLMSNRSFNFIKVEGKATSQRYEGSAWNDLRQALEKLGDEMGISLLEEEDDLISVWNQLQSLSKEKPLLILLENAQWIDAVSLEKVKQLEERRNQEKWQLIFTAEEPLPASFVNFLGSLKVEKRLSQLELTNFAPSESRALLKGELGAIEPAVMEQMVEWSEGSPFFLSSYIEEWKENENLEPLPDIIQAYLSQELGDMSSEEEALLHYLSCFHKPISLSILAELTATELPVLIELIEPLSERAVVSIVEEGEALMVQFCKQLVAMYFYHLLSPARRRLFHQQIAQKLEETLEDSTDLLLYKETAYQYKQSQNLLRSLSFELTYLEEILQLEHELFPIYSKADEGLLSDGSNSHLDIFGELSRIRQELDNLFSRHQRDREYKYLQLRYLYLEGRYFIRSGEYQKGIHDIQKVISYARELKQSDFLLEGYRQIIYYCIQTENISEMAYYTDLALEDAIQANNHEVIAIQLRLKGLYHLMVGDEEQATRHLYRSIDCFSLTNSMQAKYAIQIAASLAYLAEIEQVRGHFQVAVTHLEEVLRLVGDQAVDSVRVVFDIDLGIAYYWKGDLIQARLCFDRAQKILSSVRFPWKEELLEFYQSLIACQQGDREKVAAYLARKERTMNPSANSRDKGMVHYLLAFLSDQKEKGEELDPALRTFLKEDKNYYKKVAEQHLNPYRDRQFLKKLKDL